One Glycine max cultivar Williams 82 chromosome 8, Glycine_max_v4.0, whole genome shotgun sequence genomic window, aatttttcatctttcaagaactaatttattaatatttcacACTTTTAATAATGgatttgactattttttttaattatgatctAGTTCCTTTGCTATGATTTGGTTGTGTGGAatcaaataaaagagaaaagaattggagaaaaatgaattaaagtACTGTAATAAAAGTATGGGAttcatatgaaattttaaaaccaaatacTAATTCTTCTCTATTTGAACACAACCAAATCatagctttattttttttatttgcatgtgtcaaatattatgaaaattttgccATATAGTACTATCAcaccttttttatttgttaaaaaaaaattgaatatttattggGTGTTTACACCTtgggagaaataaaaaataaaagacaaaaaaataagtgattaatttaattgatgatCTAATGTAATTAGAAAAGTGGTCCAAACATGTTATCaagtaaatatttaaactaGCACTAATAATCAGAGACAAATGTTTCTGTTTTTGAAGAAGATTTTAAGTGACTATATGAAATAGGTGCAGGCTATGGTTGGAAAGTGAATTTCTTTGTGTTTGGCGGACCGGTTTCATAGTGTTAGATTCATTTAGGTTTCACAGGTAAATTTTGCATCCACCTTATTCGATTATTCCTCCCCCAACCCACTTCTTTATGAATTTCACAAGTCAATCAGCAACTTTAATCGAtccaaaaatcaattttgcgaatcaaaatttgtaaataaaaaggtAGATGAGGTTGAGATGGCAAGGAGGGTTGTCTCTTCTCCCTCTCACTCCAACTCTCTTCTTCTCCGATTCACAACCTTAACTTCCTACTGCATTCCGGGAAAGATGATGAATTTTCTTCTACTTCTACCATTTCCAATTATCTCGTGAACTCTCAAAATCaccatttttcttcttaatgCACCCATGTTTGGTTAGTTGCACTTGTTCAGCTAGTGGGTAtgagtttgttttcttgcttgtgCTTAGTACAACTAGTTACGGAAAATCTGCATCCCTGAATGATTAGttttctttgctttttttttttatgattttactttttggtttttacttttttggtttTAGGTTCTGTCTTTTGGCTGAGTTTTTAACAACACAGACGATGGGGGTAGCAGGTAGCGACTGTAGAGAAAAGGAAGGGAAGGAAGTGGTTTCGAGGAAAGTAATCCAATGTGGTGGACTTCGAATATAGTTGTAGAACCTAGATGAATCAAACGTTCGATAAAACTTGTCCAACAAACACAAAGAAATTTACTTCCCCACTATAGCTTGGGCCATGAAAATACATATGTTGTTACTCGTCAACAACTAAAACTACTTTTCTGAACATAACTAAAACTTCTCTAGaaaatgtgatatatatattcgaaaatattcaaacaatgtCTAAgtaaagtaattaataaaagaagtatatttatatataaaaaacagaaaacaacgcGACCCCATCCCCATTCACCACCGTGCTTCCATTGAGAAGGGTAATTTTGGAATAACATCAAAAGAAGCATGTGGGTGGTGTGAATAGCAAGTAGCTCTGGTTGGATTGGACTATGAGTGGACACGTGGCATGTTGCAACAAGGCAGCCCAGCCCATGGAGTGCGTGCGTCCCTTAATTAAAACCCTTGTTCGGTTTGATAGGCTCCAATTGCCTCAGCCCTAAAACCCAAGGCTGCTGAGTGTTGCAGAGGCATGTCTGAGTCGgacacgaagaagaagaagcagcagcAGCGCAGCGGCGGAAagcatgaaggagaagaagggtTGATGATCAAGCCCCAGAGCTTCACTCCCCCCATCGACACCTCCCAATGGCCCATTCTCCTCAAAAACTACGAGCGCCTCAACGTCCGCACCGGCCACTACACCCCCATTCCCTCCGGCTACTCCCCCCTGAAGCGCCCCCTCTCCGAGTACCTCAAATACGGCGTCCTCAACCTCGACAAGCCCGCCAACCCTTCCTCCCACGAGGTCGTGGCCTGGATCAAGCGCCTCCTCCGCGTCGAAAAAACCGGCCACTCCGGTACCCTCGACCCCAAGGTCACCGGTAACCTCATCGTCTGCATCGACCGCGCCACCCGCCTCGTCAAGTCCCAGCAGGGAGCCGGTAAAGAATACGTCTGCATCGCCCGCCTCCACTCCGCCGTCCCCGACATCTCCAAGGTCTCCCGCGCCCTCGAAACCCTTACCGGCGCCGTCTTCCAGCGTCCCCCCTTGATCTCCGCCGTCAAGCGCCAGCTCCGGATTCGGACCATCTACGAAAGTAAGCTCCTTGAGTATGACCCTGATAGGCACTTGgttgttttctggatttcctgTGAGGCTGGTACCTATGTTAGGACTATGTGTGTTCACTTAGGGTTGCTTCTTGGTGTGGGTAGCCACATGCAGGAGCTTAGGAGGGTTAGGTCCGGGATCATGGGGGAGAAGGATAACATGGTCAGCATGCATGATGTCATGGATGCTCAGTGGGTTTATGATAATTATAGGGATGAGACTTATTTGAGGAGGGTTGTTATGCCCTTGGAGATTCTCTTGACTAGCTATAAGAGGCTTGTTGTTAAGGACTCTGCTGTCAATGCTATTTGTTATGGTGCTAAGTTCATGATTCCTGGGTTGCTTAGGTTTGAGAATGATATTGATGTTGGGGAGGAGGTTGTGCTTATGACTACTAAGGGTGAGGCTATTGCTCTTGGGATTGCTGAGATGACTACTGCTGTTATGGCCACTTGTGATCATGGGGTTGTGGCCAAGATCAAGAGGGTGGTCATGGATAGGGATACTTATCCAAGGAAGTGGGGTTTGGGACCCAGGGCTTCCATGAAGAAGAGGCTTATTAGTGAAGGGAAGCTCGATAAGCATGGGAAGCCCAATGAGAAGACTCCACAGGAGTGGCTTAGGAATCTGGTTTTGCCAACTGGTGGGGATAGCATGATTGCTGGCTTGGCTGCTGCGCCAGAACCTGAGGACGACAAGCTTCAGAAGAAGGAGGAGGGAGATGGGGAagggaagaagagaaagaagcaTGAAAGCACAGATAGCCTGGTTGCTGTTCCTGCTAAGAAGGCGAAAGTGGTAGATGAAGTGGAAGAGCTTGAAAAGCTAGAAAAGGTGAAGGTGAAGAAGGTAGATGAAGAGACTGTGGAGGTTGAAGTtgagaagaaagagaagaagaagaaaaagaagaaggataagGAGAACAGCGAGGTGGCCTCTTCGGATGAGGAGAAaactgagaagaagaagaacaagaataAGATTGAAGATGGTTCGCCGGAGTTAGACAAGtctgagaagaaaaagaaaaagaagaaagacaaaGCTGCTGCCGCTGCTGCTGAAATTAGCAATGGAAAGGTGGATGACAGTAATGCTGATAAGagtgaaaagaagaagaataagaaaaagaaaaacaaagatgcTAAGGAAGAATAGAGGAAGGcatatgtttgtgtttgttgGTTAAGTGGACTCGTTATGTATTATGCCTAATTCTTGATCATTTATAGTTTCGCTTTGTTtactttgttgtttttttttttttaacattttggtAGCTTTTCTGATGCTTTTTTGTCTTTAGTTTCCCCCCAACAACTATGCTTCTGAAAACGTGTAGCATCTTTTTGGCGTTTAATAGATCTCCTACAATTGACATGTCTCTAGCACCTGTAATGGCATTGCTTCATGACATGTCTCCGGCCCCTTGTATTTTTATTGCTTCATTGTGTTTGTCTCTGCTCAGATGCGTAACTTTTCCGCTTACATATGCTGAGACGAATTTGTTTAGGATTGCCCTGTTTCTCAGCTGGAACATGGCAACAGTATGGATGAGCATTTTAGGTTCTTTTTGTAAAACCTCTTCTGTGCTTCTGCTActtcaaagatatttttggaATTGGGGGTTGCAATTTGTCTCAAATCATTGCCCACAGCTGCATGTTAAGGCATCGAGTTGCATTGTTTTGAATGTTTTTCTCCTAGTTAAGCATGGCAAGCACACAAGGAACAAAACGAGTTTAGAATGCTACAAGATCTAACACTTGTTTGACGAGCACTAATTCAAGTCAAACTCAAGGATAGAATGCTACAAGATCTAACGCCATGATTACTCAATTATAAATGCAAACGATTAATTTGTGGAATTGTATATCTAATCACCGAGACATTGGCAATAACAAAGTGAAACTTTAAAAGTATAAAGGAGTTGCCTTTCCTTAAATGGCGGGAACTTTAAAAGCACAGAGTAAAAAGTGTCAACAGGAGGAAATTAAGAGATGTAATGACTTAAGATGATTATTTTGACATATAAAATCTTgtagattttaaaagatttttattattaaaattttatagttttagttttagtgaatttataaaatatgaatttaaaagatttaaaagaatattataaatttttaagatgTTAAAGGAGTtcgtgaatttttaaaaaatatttaaaattatcaataaagatccatttaaataaaatccatcatccaatataaaaattttaaatctaatacataataaattaatttttcctaacatatttataataatcataccaaataaaaaacatgttcaacaattatttcaaacctcatttatatatttattcactTATACATGAGTAACTTCTCacattcattaaaattatatatttctcaTGTTCATATATTTctctcatttatatatataagcatataaatcaaacatgtaaaaaaatttagctAATATCAATTCTgaacttgaaattaattttttgatataaAACCAAATACGCATTACAAATCATTGTCCAGATCTATGTTGTCAAAACATCAATTAGGATTTATTGCGAAATAAGCTCGATTATTGGTTCACTTTTGTCTTTCACCTTATGAAATTCACTTACAGAATATTCTTAGTTGTCTGATAGAAAGATGTTGAGTCAGAAGTTACTAATGATCTGTTTAGTATTGGCAAAAAGAAGGTGGAAAATGAGTGAAATGAATAGCAAAATTTCATGGGACTCATGCTTTTACTTtctactttaattcaaaaaatttatttttttccacttCTATCTCTTTTCTTTCCATTCTACCAAACATACACTTAAGTGTCCGTTTTGACTTTTGATTATGTAATTAGAACGTGAGaccataaattttatattagaacAAATGGCACGTTATGAAGTACGAAATTAACTTGGGTTGTTTTCCAAACAGACTCTTAATTTGCACCTAGGCAGTCATCTTTTGTAATGCACATCTTCTGATTCCGTAAAACTGTTATCAGCTGCAACACCTCCTATGAGTTGTGGAGTGCCATTTGCCAGTTATATTCATCCTTTTGTAACGATTTGAGGCTGGATTCCATTGTTCtgttatctttattattctattttttctgCATCACTGTATGACACTATCATCAATAATCACCACTTTCTGGTTAATTATGGACTCTAGAAAACCACAATTTCATGTAAAGACATCATACATGGAACTATCTGAGCAAAAGTTCAACAATATTTTGCAACTTACAGATTTACTATTATACACTTGAGCATCATCACATAAGTTGCTTCAtgcagaaattaaaatttgaagctATCACCTTGTTGAGAGTTACATATACATTTTAGCATGCAAGTTAGCATAAGCTAGTAGGAAAACATTATCAAAAGCTTCTCAGAGGAGCATTTGGCTTCTTCTGACTGCGGCCATACCGGGATAGAAGGTATTTCCCATTGAAGGACTGTGACCGTTTCACTGAAGAACTAGGAATACCCTGCTGCAGATATCTTGTTAACCTGAAAGAGGAGCTACCTTTGGAAGAAGTTGCCAAATAGTTTCCAATAACCCCCTTTGAAGCAGTAGGATCATCAATATCATCCACACCTCCCTGCACTCTTTTTGAGTTGCCATAAGATTCTGCTGTTGCAAGAGCAAGATTGAAATTTGCAACAGAAAAAGAATCCAGAGAAAAAGATCTTCTAGGACGAATGCTTGCGGCCACATCTTCAACCGGGGTTTCAGTTTCACAAACCCTCACtccatcatcatcaacaacttcttccaATTGGCCTACTTCCTCTACCCTATTATTATTCATCAATTCAGAACCACCAGGAGCACTATTCTCCAAAACTTCCATATGGCTATTTTCCAAGGAATTTGAATCAACAAAACTAGAAGACTCAATCTCAGCAACAATTGGAGCCCGGCACATGGGACAATTGGTATGAGACCTAAGCCAGGTATCAATACAAGGAAGATGAAAAGCATGCTGACATTTTGGCAAAAGTCTGAGATTCTCATCCTCTTGGAACTCACTCAAGCAAACAGCACAATCCGTTCCTTCAATCAAACCTTCTCCTTTCTTATACTTACAAACTGTGATGGCATTGATAATTGATTGCTGAAGGCCAAGGGTGCGGATATACCATATGGGGTGGTCAACCATACGGCCATGATGCTCTTCATCATCaacaaaatcatcatcatcatggtgTGTTTGGGTTTGGCGCCTTGATGTTGATGGTGATGATACCCTCCTCCTTGAGCTAAACCTGGTATAGATGGCACGACAAGAAACGACAAAGAAAGCAGCAGTTAGAAGAGCAAGTGCAAGGAACAAATAGGTGGAGATTTTGTGGTTGTATGCTTGATCTgcgccatcaacaacatcatcatATGATTGAAAAGGAGGAACttgtggtggtggaggagaaTAATAAAAAGAAGGATATTGGGGATTGGTTAGACAGATCTTAAGGCAAACTTTGCAATCTGAGGAACAAGGCTCGGACTTCTTCACATGACAAATTAACCCGCAGATTTTTTCTGGCAATGGCATCAACTTtctgtgatgatgatgatgcagACCCATTTCAGAGAAGGGGTGAAGGGGAAGAGAGAAAGACCTCAAATCAACATCACAATTCAGAGCGAGTCATGGGTGAAGGTAGATAGATGATGACGACAACAACGACGACTTGAGGTCTCAAACTATGACTTCCAACGATAGCTCCGAATTTTGTTGTCTTTAAATATGTTCACATCGTACTGGTAGTAGttgtataaaattatcattttttttaacttcttttaaaAGCTATTTTGACTCGAGGTAAGTGTGTGCTtagtttttttccttaattagaattttaaccTCCTCAATGATACtccaaaacaaatttaattatacttaAGTTAATAATTCCTTATCAAAAGTATATTAtgcaaattaaacataaattcttcttttttcaattaaactaaatttattgGGGGTACATTTAGATTTTAGTTAGAACTTATAACagctcaaaaatatttttttattattttggtaataataacttttttttctttattttgtgtattaaaaattagaacTATGCGTTGAAATTTGTAAGAAATACTATTTAAACATAACTTAATTCATTAAAGGGTTAAAATGGTTTAGTCAATTGGTACCCAAAGTCATGATGTtagttaacaaaattaaataattcactTTACCACCCATAGAACCAATTAACATTGGTAAACTATATTAAATCTTATAgcctaatttaataatttttgttcttaaggtcatttaattttgtactagtaaataattcatttaataaaattgaatatattaaatattagggTCACGCATATAGTGTTCGAACTTCGAATGCCCACCACTCGTGGGTGAGTCGGCAAAAATTTAACTTTCAAAGGATGGATTGcttttataaatactaaaatgGAAACCAGAAGTCAAACTTtaactttttaaagaaaaatattaaatgctaAAGCTTATGGTTGAATGTAGTCCTCTAAATTTAcctctttgaaaagaaaaaaaaaatttaaacaaaaaccaCCATACTTCATTGATGGTCTTGAATCCGAATTCTAAATGCCTAACTACATTACTAAAtactaagaaaattaaattcaccGTGATACAAATCTTATACTattgaaacaaaattatttccatTAGAATGTCATTTTTAGtgcatacaaatttattttggataagatatttcacttaatttttaattatttttgttgattaaaaaatttgtttgacaGTTGAATAATTTATCACTTCTAGTGTTctcaaaatgttatttaaaacagtttttttaaaaacactaaaacttttttaattattttttacttttatctttaatatatttatttatttttctcattatttttaagtaaataataaatttattatttttatgtcattttatacttttcagttactttagtaatttttttctttaaatacttataatttaataaactaatttttcaacaaattttattaaacataacCTAAAAAAGGtagcaaacaaaaatattttcggAAGAAGATCCTGTCTAGGTAATGtataccaaaaacaaaatcacgGCTATGCTTGTGCATGTTTGATTTTCAAGGCAAAATAAACTTTTGAAACAAAAGTAATTTTACCATAAAATGAGaatctttacttttatttttattttacttttatctatTGTATTTATATCTCCCaacatttataatttcaaaatataaacatgTACTTAGttcatttttcagtttttcgGGACACAGTTGGATTTCATTTTCATGTATGTCGATTGGTGTCAGTTGTCTTGGGCTTTCTTTATCCCATCCCAATCTAGTTTATTAGAACCACCAAATTGGTTACACGCTTAGTTATTGAAAACAACATTTTGAGGTTTTTAGAACACCTATGGTATAATGTTAGTATTTGTACACGTGAGatgtatgaaataaattatattcttcaatttaatattttaatacaatcaaatttaaataaatatatataattgtttttttaattttaaaaccaataatATAATAGATTAATGATATTATgttaatgtatatattttctcctatttataaatatgtaatCAAATTCGTTTTTAtgattcattaaaaattaatttactttacattaatatttatcttactggtataaaaactatataaaaaaactgaaaatgttAAAAGTATTTGGTAATGtatatttgttgaaaatattattaattaacacacacacacattattTTTCTCCATTTATGATCAATATAagtaatgatatattttaaaaaaaataaaattataaattaatgttcttttagtttctatttattttttaattctataaaaaatatatatgaaaatttaaaagtaaaatataatgaatGTTTTTTCTATATTTGGGATTAGCATATgtaataaaaatgtgtttattttataatttactagGAATAATAtgactttttcttcttgtttaaaataattataaaaatttgaaaggtcaacaaaaaagaaagttaaaaaattatattaatatttttaatagaaccaaaataaataagtaataattttaaaactaaaaatttattgaacgaataatatttttcttaataaaataaattaaaagtaataaaatctgagtgtaaaaatatttacctGCAATGCTTGCACTCTCGAAAatatgttacattttttttatgttaatactGATTAGATAtatacatcaatttttaaatcaaaacaatacatcaattatatataataatttgtgtaatatcttcattttaagaaaaatgacaACTTAAATAATGTACAGGTACAAAGGATTCAGTAATAAAATACTCATATATACTTGTATTTGTTCCTATAAGTTTTTAGAACTAAATACTATATCCATATCCATTTTGATGACTTTGGTAACTGGCTTCTCGGTTATCATGGCCACTGTGGTGTGACAAGAAGATCCTGATGTTCTTACAAAATCAGGATCTGCATCTTCTACACCGTGCCTTGTTCTCCAAAACTTATTGCTTCCACTGCAACAGTTATTAGGAGATTGTTTCTTTTTCTGGTTTTGTTGAGGAACTAGAACATGTAAAGAGGTGacttttctttctctccctATTAATAAGCGGTGAATTTTCtaaggaggaaaagaaagacatGGTCATTGTCTCTTTGATTGGTGGAATTGGAAGAAGCATTCAAGTAACAGTCTTTCCCTGTCATTAAATTTTTCGGCTGAGAATTCCTGTTAGTCTCATTTGGAGTGGAAATAATATGAATTATGGAATTCTTTTATTGATGGTCATTTAAGTACATATATTGTGATGGTCCAACCATCCAAATACCACACATATTTGAATTTAGGCCTACTTGatgtccaaaaaaaattatttatgcctATCAGAAACAATTCTGCTTTGAAatagtttaaatatataataggcTTTATGCACACACCAATAATATTGTAGTTAAATAgtccatattttattcaaaatttaggTTAGACACTTTCACATTTTAATTCCCTTGCTATATAGCTAGTTAATTATGTTCATTGTTCAATAACACATTGTTGAATAAGATTGGTTAATTTACCCGATTTAATTAGAATTCGTTATTTAACTCGCTAGTCtagaaaacttaaaaaattaattgagtaaATAATCAGTTAAAAACTAGTCAAGTcagaaaaaatagttaaaaattggAAAAGAAAATCTATTTAACccgaattttaaagaaaaaaatatattttttcctgtaaaaaaatatgttttttaaaaataaatgaggactttttcttcaaaaaaataaaataaagattcatACATAAGTTTTATATATGGATGCTGTTATTTAGCTATTTATTACGGTGTTTTTATGTTCTAAAACGtgtattatgattattttatcttatttcgaaattttgtttcactttattttcttatataattttatattaattcattatttaattattactgTTAGAATTCCTggattttttcacatttttttaatagaaaaaacatCTTAAAGGATATTCTTAAAATGGTTTTGATTAGCCAAAGGAATAATTTCCATTCCATAGAATTGGTTGAGTTGTCTCCCTAAAAAGTATAGAGGTATTATAGGGAAATCAACGaattcttataataataataaaaaactaacaaactattaaataatttacTGCATAacgaaaattgaaaaataattttgtgatCCCTACAGCTAAATGCCTAAATGATTAACAATatgacaaattaaaataaaattgagagtTTAAAAGCATTGAGTtttgaattaattgatattaaatcCTATTAAAGCCCGATTTAGGTTTAGCtcataaaaattcttaaaagccaaaaaaaaaagagtaattttgtTGGACCTaggactttttttctttctcttttacgGTCACTTGGACTTTATTTTGAAATCTCTAATTCAACTAAAACTTTCATCCATTGTTTTTTGTTATGCCCCCATTGCATTTCAGATTGAGTTTTCTGAAATGCAATGGGATCTGGGCATCTAGCAGCAAGCAATAGTGATACACtaattttttacactttcactATTACAAGCTTTACTTTTTATTACATTA contains:
- the LOC100780706 gene encoding H/ACA ribonucleoprotein complex subunit 4, which codes for MSESDTKKKKQQQRSGGKHEGEEGLMIKPQSFTPPIDTSQWPILLKNYERLNVRTGHYTPIPSGYSPLKRPLSEYLKYGVLNLDKPANPSSHEVVAWIKRLLRVEKTGHSGTLDPKVTGNLIVCIDRATRLVKSQQGAGKEYVCIARLHSAVPDISKVSRALETLTGAVFQRPPLISAVKRQLRIRTIYESKLLEYDPDRHLVVFWISCEAGTYVRTMCVHLGLLLGVGSHMQELRRVRSGIMGEKDNMVSMHDVMDAQWVYDNYRDETYLRRVVMPLEILLTSYKRLVVKDSAVNAICYGAKFMIPGLLRFENDIDVGEEVVLMTTKGEAIALGIAEMTTAVMATCDHGVVAKIKRVVMDRDTYPRKWGLGPRASMKKRLISEGKLDKHGKPNEKTPQEWLRNLVLPTGGDSMIAGLAAAPEPEDDKLQKKEEGDGEGKKRKKHESTDSLVAVPAKKAKVVDEVEELEKLEKVKVKKVDEETVEVEVEKKEKKKKKKKDKENSEVASSDEEKTEKKKNKNKIEDGSPELDKSEKKKKKKKDKAAAAAAEISNGKVDDSNADKSEKKKNKKKKNKDAKEE
- the LOC100781245 gene encoding RING-H2 finger protein ATL54, with amino-acid sequence MGLHHHHHRKLMPLPEKICGLICHVKKSEPCSSDCKVCLKICLTNPQYPSFYYSPPPPQVPPFQSYDDVVDGADQAYNHKISTYLFLALALLTAAFFVVSCRAIYTRFSSRRRVSSPSTSRRQTQTHHDDDDFVDDEEHHGRMVDHPIWYIRTLGLQQSIINAITVCKYKKGEGLIEGTDCAVCLSEFQEDENLRLLPKCQHAFHLPCIDTWLRSHTNCPMCRAPIVAEIESSSFVDSNSLENSHMEVLENSAPGGSELMNNNRVEEVGQLEEVVDDDGVRVCETETPVEDVAASIRPRRSFSLDSFSVANFNLALATAESYGNSKRVQGGVDDIDDPTASKGVIGNYLATSSKGSSSFRLTRYLQQGIPSSSVKRSQSFNGKYLLSRYGRSQKKPNAPLRSF